In Mongoliitalea daihaiensis, one DNA window encodes the following:
- a CDS encoding DUF2147 domain-containing protein, with the protein MFNKIVLGFVFFFIQSALFAQQGDEILGEWYTTERDAKIEIFKEGNLYSGKVVWLEQPTENGKPILDTNNTDKSKRNRPILGMRLIEGFQFKNGTWENGQIYDPRNGKSYSCVIKKKNNETLEVRGFVGFSMIGRTVEWYKVK; encoded by the coding sequence ATGTTTAATAAAATCGTCTTAGGATTCGTTTTCTTTTTTATCCAATCAGCTTTATTTGCGCAGCAAGGAGATGAAATTTTAGGAGAATGGTACACCACAGAGCGGGATGCAAAAATCGAAATATTCAAAGAAGGAAACCTGTACTCAGGAAAGGTAGTATGGTTGGAGCAGCCTACAGAAAACGGAAAGCCTATACTAGATACTAATAACACGGATAAAAGTAAGCGCAATAGGCCAATACTAGGGATGAGATTGATTGAAGGTTTTCAATTTAAGAATGGTACTTGGGAAAATGGGCAAATTTATGATCCTAGAAATGGTAAGAGCTATTCCTGTGTGATCAAAAAGAAAAACAATGAAACCCTTGAAGTCAGAGGTTTTGTAGGCTTTTCAATGATAGGACGTACGGTAGAGTGGTATAAAGTCAAGTAA
- the xseB gene encoding exodeoxyribonuclease VII small subunit has protein sequence MEIQNLSYDSAIKRIQEIVETLEKGEKGIDELTALVKEASDLMKFCRKKLRTTEEEVNLALGDDFEN, from the coding sequence ATGGAAATTCAAAATCTTAGTTATGATTCAGCAATTAAGCGTATTCAGGAAATTGTAGAAACACTGGAAAAAGGAGAAAAGGGAATAGATGAGCTTACAGCATTGGTGAAAGAAGCCTCTGATCTCATGAAGTTTTGCAGAAAAAAGCTTCGCACAACAGAAGAGGAAGTTAATCTTGCCCTGGGTGACGATTTTGAAAATTAA
- the xseA gene encoding exodeoxyribonuclease VII large subunit has translation MQDALSLIVLNRLIRDTLDTQLEPSYWVIAEIGELKVGHNGHAYLELLEKQGNQTLAKIRANIWSYSYRGISSKFEQATGQRLQASMKILALVSVTFHEIYGISLHIKDVDPNFTLGERAKNRQVTIDRLQREGLIDKNKQLILPSVPQRIAVISSPNAAGYEDFINQLENNPYGYQIHTTLFPALMQGAEAATSIRTALQKAILGKKFQAIVVVRGGGSSLDLECFDEYELARDLAVCPIPVLTGIGHERDESVADLVAHTKLKTPTAVAAFLLDGFLAFEEHIVMLHKRMERSTMMQTQNNFKLIQQLGLYVKSLARQELKQEEKSIDQLHYQIKSWSLQELKIQQLKVHEQSSLLSKTWGQLIEREQKSLTQLQRDIIRLDPEEHFKRGYTRSEINGVPLHTTQPRAGDQLTTYGIKQKIESIIKSTTDYGNSKS, from the coding sequence ATGCAAGATGCACTTTCATTAATCGTTTTAAATAGGCTTATCAGAGACACTTTAGATACTCAGCTTGAACCTAGCTATTGGGTGATTGCCGAGATAGGTGAACTCAAGGTGGGGCATAATGGTCATGCCTATTTAGAATTACTTGAAAAACAAGGGAATCAAACCTTGGCTAAAATTCGGGCAAACATTTGGTCATATAGTTACCGAGGCATTTCCTCCAAATTTGAACAAGCTACTGGTCAACGATTGCAAGCTTCGATGAAAATTTTGGCATTGGTTTCTGTAACCTTTCACGAAATTTATGGAATCAGCTTACATATCAAAGATGTAGATCCAAACTTCACGTTAGGAGAACGTGCGAAAAATAGGCAGGTCACCATAGACCGTCTACAACGAGAAGGATTGATCGATAAAAACAAACAACTCATACTCCCTTCTGTTCCTCAGCGAATTGCTGTCATCAGCTCTCCCAATGCTGCTGGTTACGAAGACTTTATCAATCAATTGGAAAATAATCCCTACGGCTACCAAATACACACCACCCTGTTTCCTGCCCTTATGCAAGGCGCAGAAGCAGCAACATCTATTCGAACTGCCCTACAAAAAGCTATTCTTGGGAAAAAGTTCCAGGCTATAGTAGTAGTCCGCGGGGGTGGGTCTTCGTTAGATCTTGAATGCTTTGATGAATATGAACTTGCTAGGGACTTGGCAGTGTGTCCTATTCCAGTTTTGACGGGAATTGGACATGAGCGAGATGAAAGCGTTGCGGACCTTGTCGCTCATACTAAACTTAAAACCCCCACCGCAGTAGCGGCTTTTCTATTGGATGGTTTTTTGGCATTTGAAGAACATATAGTTATGCTTCATAAACGAATGGAACGAAGTACGATGATGCAAACACAAAACAATTTTAAGCTCATCCAACAGCTGGGACTGTATGTGAAAAGTTTGGCAAGACAAGAATTGAAACAAGAGGAAAAAAGCATTGATCAGTTGCACTATCAAATCAAGTCTTGGAGTTTACAGGAGCTAAAAATTCAACAACTCAAAGTTCATGAACAAAGCTCCCTTCTATCCAAAACATGGGGCCAGTTAATCGAGAGAGAACAAAAAAGCCTTACTCAACTACAAAGAGACATCATTCGTTTAGATCCTGAAGAGCATTTTAAAAGAGGGTATACCCGATCAGAAATAAATGGAGTACCTTTGCACACTACTCAACCTAGGGCGGGCGATCAGTTGACAACCTACGGAATTAAACAAAAAATCGAAAGTATTATTAAATCAACAACCGATTATGGAAATTCAAAATCTTAG
- the katG gene encoding catalase/peroxidase HPI, giving the protein MDKHHDHATQASNGAAGKCPVMHGANTKVGAGGTMNKDWWPNQLNLNILHQHTPKSNPLGEDFNYAEEFKKVDLPQLKKDLEEVLTTSQDWWPADYGHYGPFMIRMAWHAAGTYRTGDGRGGANTGNQRFAPLNSWPDNGNLDKARRLLWPIKQKYGNKISWADLFILAGNVAIESMGLPTFGFSGGREDIFQPEEDIYWGAEDTWLGNKRYTGERNLENPLAAVQMGLIYVNPEGPDGNPDPLASAKDIRETFARMAMNDYETVALTAGGHTFGKAHGAGDAALVGVEPEGAPMEQMGFGWKSSFKSGKGRDAITSGIEGAWTPTPTTWDMSYFDVLFGYEWELSKSPAGAHQWVPKNLKPEDHAPDAEDTSLKVGIMMTTADMAMREDPSYRKISEHFHKNPEEFADAFTRAWFKLTHRDMGPKTRYLGSEVPAEDLIWQDPIPAVDFEVINDADVASLKATILASGLTVSELVYTAWSAASTFRGSDLRGGANGARIRLAPQKFWQVNMPEQLSKVLGTLEKVQQEFNAAQAGNKKVSLADLIVLGGCAAVEKAAKDAGFDVTVPFTAGRNDTTQELTDVESFAVLNPEADGFRNYRKASFTVPDEEMLLDKAQLLTLSAPEMTVLVGGMRALGANYNGSTHGVFTHTPGQLTNDFFVNLVDMGIAWNQSSKEADTFEGRDRKTGQVKWTGTRVDLVFGSNSQLRAIAEVYAQDDSKEKFVKDFIKAWDKVMNLDRFDVK; this is encoded by the coding sequence ATGGATAAACATCACGATCATGCCACTCAAGCAAGTAATGGCGCTGCAGGCAAATGTCCTGTCATGCACGGAGCAAATACCAAAGTAGGAGCGGGCGGTACTATGAATAAAGATTGGTGGCCCAATCAATTGAATCTGAATATTTTGCATCAGCATACGCCGAAGTCTAATCCATTGGGAGAGGATTTTAACTATGCCGAGGAATTCAAAAAAGTAGATTTGCCACAATTGAAAAAAGACTTAGAGGAGGTTTTGACTACTTCTCAGGACTGGTGGCCGGCTGATTATGGTCATTATGGACCCTTTATGATCCGAATGGCCTGGCATGCGGCAGGAACTTATCGTACAGGAGATGGACGTGGAGGTGCCAACACCGGTAATCAGCGATTTGCTCCTTTGAATAGCTGGCCGGATAATGGCAACTTGGATAAGGCTAGAAGATTGCTATGGCCAATCAAGCAGAAATATGGAAATAAGATCTCTTGGGCTGACTTATTTATTTTGGCAGGAAACGTTGCAATTGAGTCTATGGGACTTCCAACGTTTGGTTTCTCTGGAGGTAGAGAAGATATTTTTCAGCCAGAAGAAGATATCTACTGGGGAGCTGAGGATACCTGGTTAGGAAATAAGCGCTACACAGGAGAAAGAAATTTGGAGAATCCATTGGCAGCAGTGCAGATGGGGTTGATCTATGTGAATCCAGAAGGACCTGATGGTAATCCAGACCCACTGGCTTCCGCAAAAGATATCCGTGAGACATTTGCTCGCATGGCAATGAATGATTATGAAACCGTAGCCTTGACCGCAGGTGGCCATACCTTTGGAAAGGCTCATGGTGCAGGAGATGCTGCTTTGGTGGGTGTAGAACCAGAAGGAGCACCGATGGAGCAGATGGGCTTTGGATGGAAGAGTTCTTTTAAGAGTGGGAAGGGTAGAGATGCCATCACTTCAGGCATTGAAGGTGCATGGACGCCTACACCAACTACTTGGGATATGAGCTATTTCGATGTATTGTTTGGCTATGAGTGGGAATTGAGCAAAAGTCCCGCGGGAGCACATCAGTGGGTTCCTAAAAATCTGAAGCCAGAAGATCATGCGCCGGATGCAGAAGATACTTCTTTGAAAGTGGGTATCATGATGACTACTGCGGATATGGCTATGCGTGAGGATCCTTCCTATCGCAAGATCTCTGAGCATTTCCACAAAAATCCAGAAGAATTTGCCGATGCCTTTACTAGGGCTTGGTTTAAATTGACGCATCGAGACATGGGACCAAAAACCCGCTATTTAGGTTCTGAAGTTCCTGCCGAAGATTTGATCTGGCAAGACCCAATTCCTGCGGTAGATTTCGAAGTGATCAATGATGCAGATGTTGCCTCCTTGAAAGCAACTATCCTCGCGTCAGGTCTGACTGTTTCCGAGCTAGTGTACACAGCTTGGTCTGCTGCGTCTACCTTTAGAGGTTCGGACTTAAGAGGTGGTGCGAATGGTGCGCGTATCCGATTAGCACCTCAGAAATTCTGGCAGGTAAATATGCCCGAGCAATTAAGCAAAGTACTGGGAACCTTGGAAAAAGTACAGCAGGAATTCAATGCTGCTCAGGCTGGCAATAAAAAAGTTTCTTTAGCCGATTTGATTGTTTTGGGCGGATGTGCCGCAGTTGAAAAAGCAGCTAAGGATGCTGGTTTTGATGTAACGGTTCCATTTACAGCAGGTAGAAATGATACTACCCAGGAATTGACGGATGTGGAATCTTTTGCAGTATTGAATCCGGAAGCAGATGGCTTTAGAAATTACAGAAAGGCTTCCTTCACAGTTCCTGATGAGGAAATGCTACTAGATAAAGCACAGTTGCTGACCTTAAGTGCACCTGAAATGACTGTCTTGGTCGGTGGTATGCGAGCTTTGGGGGCCAACTACAATGGTTCTACCCATGGAGTATTTACCCATACCCCAGGTCAGTTGACCAATGATTTCTTTGTAAACTTGGTGGATATGGGCATTGCGTGGAATCAGTCCAGCAAAGAAGCCGATACCTTCGAAGGTAGGGATAGAAAGACCGGTCAGGTGAAGTGGACAGGTACCCGAGTAGATTTGGTATTCGGTTCCAACTCACAATTAAGAGCCATCGCCGAAGTCTATGCACAAGACGATTCCAAAGAGAAATTCGTGAAGGATTTCATCAAAGCATGGGATAAAGTGATGAATTTGGATCGATTTGATGTGAAGTGA
- the tcmP gene encoding three-Cys-motif partner protein TcmP has product MKESQSSMFEHSEVKVRLLNLYIQKYLNILSRAAGIEKVHLYDLFCGEGIYENGGEGSPIIFLKAIKDIYYRNQAGKHKIIQVDCVFNDLETWKTEKVKSIVESKKLHYPIFGDLRFRNVDYAEAVPRVVAQMSKSKKAKAFVFIDPYGYKDVRAFQIRSILQTKKTEVLLFLPTQFMFRFERKGIPTALQAFIEDLVPKDKWPNSSTGIDFIENLKSAFRNYLGDDFFVDTFIISRDSNQYFCLFFFTSHIYGFDKMLEAKWEIDSEQGRGWSYKNPDAPTLFTPSKADKVNKLESFFHSYLKEPRTNGEIYQATLHQGFRPTHAVEVLKGLASQNKISVTSNDGQKVRKGSYYINYNEFYRRPNQISIQLI; this is encoded by the coding sequence ATGAAAGAGTCACAGTCGTCCATGTTTGAGCATTCGGAGGTAAAAGTAAGATTGCTCAATTTGTATATTCAAAAATACCTAAACATCTTGAGCAGGGCAGCAGGCATTGAAAAAGTCCATCTCTACGATTTGTTTTGTGGGGAAGGGATTTATGAAAATGGCGGAGAGGGGAGTCCAATCATTTTTTTGAAGGCCATCAAAGACATCTACTATAGGAATCAAGCTGGCAAGCATAAGATTATCCAAGTGGATTGTGTATTCAACGACCTGGAAACTTGGAAGACAGAAAAAGTCAAATCTATTGTAGAAAGCAAAAAGTTGCATTACCCCATTTTTGGTGATTTGAGATTCCGAAACGTGGATTATGCTGAAGCTGTGCCACGGGTAGTGGCCCAAATGTCCAAATCAAAGAAAGCCAAAGCCTTTGTCTTTATTGACCCCTATGGATATAAAGATGTTAGAGCTTTTCAAATCAGATCAATTTTACAGACCAAAAAAACAGAAGTTTTACTGTTTCTGCCTACACAATTTATGTTTAGGTTTGAGAGAAAAGGGATTCCCACGGCACTACAAGCTTTCATAGAGGATTTGGTTCCGAAAGATAAATGGCCAAATTCTTCTACAGGAATTGATTTCATTGAGAACCTGAAATCAGCCTTTCGAAATTATCTTGGTGATGATTTTTTCGTGGACACATTTATCATCTCAAGAGATTCCAACCAATATTTTTGTCTTTTCTTTTTTACCAGTCACATTTATGGTTTTGATAAAATGCTTGAAGCCAAATGGGAAATTGATTCTGAGCAGGGAAGGGGATGGAGTTATAAGAATCCTGATGCACCAACACTATTTACTCCTTCTAAAGCCGATAAGGTAAATAAGTTAGAGAGTTTCTTTCATTCCTATTTGAAAGAACCGAGAACGAATGGAGAAATTTATCAAGCTACCCTTCATCAGGGATTTAGGCCTACGCATGCGGTAGAAGTTTTGAAGGGGCTTGCTTCTCAGAATAAAATTAGTGTGACATCAAATGACGGACAAAAAGTTAGAAAGGGCTCTTATTACATAAATTATAACGAATTTTACAGAAGACCTAATCAAATATCAATCCAACTAATCTGA
- a CDS encoding DUF5131 family protein — MAQTSIEWTELTWNPVTGCTKISAGCKFCYAEVMTKRLKAMGVEKYKDGFKKVRIHEDALGIPYTWKKSKVVFVNSMSDLFHKDVPLEFIQKVFQVMKDNGQHVFQVLTKRADRLAEISHLLPWSHNIWMGVSVEDERVLDRIDFLRQTGARVKFLSCEPLIGALSNMNLNGIDWVIVGGESGHKARPMNPDWVLDIQEQCQTAKVAFFFKQWGGKNKKKAGRELNGQTYDEMPYVELEKYI, encoded by the coding sequence ATGGCACAAACCTCAATCGAATGGACTGAATTGACATGGAATCCTGTCACAGGCTGTACCAAGATCTCAGCAGGATGTAAATTCTGTTATGCAGAAGTCATGACCAAGCGACTTAAAGCCATGGGAGTAGAAAAGTATAAGGATGGATTTAAGAAGGTGAGGATTCATGAAGATGCCTTGGGCATCCCATATACTTGGAAAAAATCAAAGGTGGTGTTTGTGAACTCAATGTCTGACTTGTTTCACAAAGATGTACCTTTGGAATTTATTCAGAAAGTGTTTCAAGTTATGAAAGATAATGGACAACATGTTTTCCAAGTTCTCACCAAGCGGGCTGATCGTCTTGCTGAAATCAGTCATCTTTTACCTTGGTCACACAATATCTGGATGGGTGTTTCTGTCGAAGACGAAAGAGTTCTCGACAGAATAGACTTTCTCCGTCAAACGGGTGCTAGAGTAAAATTCCTATCCTGCGAACCCTTGATTGGTGCACTATCAAATATGAACCTAAACGGTATCGACTGGGTCATAGTCGGAGGGGAAAGTGGACACAAAGCAAGACCTATGAATCCAGATTGGGTATTGGATATTCAGGAGCAATGCCAAACAGCTAAAGTTGCTTTCTTCTTCAAACAATGGGGAGGGAAGAACAAGAAAAAAGCTGGTAGAGAACTTAATGGGCAGACTTATGATGAAATGCCTTATGTGGAGTTGGAGAAGTATATTTAG
- a CDS encoding DUF4747 family protein encodes MEKKEKSYKSSFYTFNLNLKSNKRKGGETFRKIILETEYSRKGVQMRANTIMYFRNVFTSSVDGKDVVYGIISRNINVEGLEWKDRETAELVDVHIPKGAVPGLKEVYFAYTPDHHRVVVQAKSNFSPNIIKEFFQIFFNNFLEKEGEHLDIIIQQDKDSLEVLEKAKKISKVFIKLTFTNDDFKKESEDLMDRLIRESGFGDLEITGKSSGNSEIDLNGDLVNGSLGLATENGFAQVSYTDRSGKKQKLNTLKHPQIFQIELTNNTSPLVFAIEAIKNLFKFRNEKAD; translated from the coding sequence ATGGAAAAGAAAGAAAAAAGCTACAAATCATCATTTTACACATTCAATTTAAATTTGAAATCAAATAAAAGAAAAGGTGGAGAAACTTTCAGGAAAATTATTCTTGAAACAGAGTATTCTAGGAAGGGTGTACAAATGCGTGCAAATACAATTATGTATTTTAGAAATGTTTTCACAAGTAGCGTAGATGGAAAAGATGTTGTCTATGGAATAATTTCCAGAAATATTAATGTTGAAGGATTGGAATGGAAGGATAGAGAGACAGCGGAATTAGTTGATGTTCATATACCAAAAGGGGCAGTACCTGGCTTAAAAGAAGTCTATTTTGCATATACTCCTGATCATCACAGAGTAGTAGTTCAGGCAAAATCAAATTTTAGTCCAAATATAATTAAGGAATTCTTTCAAATATTCTTCAACAATTTTCTGGAAAAAGAAGGTGAACATCTTGATATTATAATTCAACAAGATAAAGATAGTTTAGAGGTCTTAGAAAAGGCAAAAAAAATCTCCAAAGTATTTATAAAACTGACTTTTACAAATGATGATTTCAAAAAGGAATCTGAAGATTTAATGGATAGGCTTATTAGAGAATCTGGATTTGGTGATTTAGAAATTACTGGAAAAAGCAGTGGCAATTCTGAAATAGATCTAAATGGTGATTTGGTAAATGGTTCATTAGGTTTAGCAACTGAAAATGGTTTTGCTCAAGTTAGTTACACTGATCGATCTGGCAAAAAACAGAAACTAAACACTTTAAAACACCCACAAATTTTCCAAATTGAACTAACGAATAACACTTCTCCATTAGTATTTGCAATAGAAGCGATAAAAAATCTTTTTAAATTTAGAAATGAAAAAGCCGATTAA
- a CDS encoding restriction endonuclease subunit S has protein sequence MQLLEHFKELTLHPKNAEELKGLILQLAVQGKLTRQWREENVDVESASILLERINKEKERLIRENKIKKDKIYPKISKEEIPFNLPESWAWSRLGNYTHNFGQKTPDKEFEYIDVASIDNQFGVIKNELNILSPSDAPSRARKIVEKGCVIYSTVRPYLLNIAVVDREFSYKAIASTAFAILNPVLGCSEIYLYHVLRSYFFIEYVESCMKGVAYPAINDANLLVGLIPIPPLEEQKAIVEVVNQLFAEVEQLEELTKERIQLKSDFVTSTLNQLTQAAEQDTASQWIFLQQHFGTFFTEKENIKKLREGILQLAVQGKLTRDWRTHRQTQGLPIEHASTLLEKIKAEKEQLIKEKKIKKEKPLPEISEEEIPYELPEGWVWCRWVDLLGCVNYPMKRGPFGSSLRKDDFVEIGIRVFEQYNPINDDPHWMRYFITEEKYESMKGFTAKAGDFLISCSGATLGRIVYLPKGTVTGIINQALLKLTLNRDLILAEYFLKLFRSKYIQELIWQKAQGMAQPNMVGVKELKNILIPLPPLDEQKAIVEKVNALMALCDKLEQEIDTHQTTEEEWMQSCLRGVVER, from the coding sequence ATGCAGTTATTAGAACATTTTAAAGAACTGACCCTGCATCCCAAAAATGCGGAAGAGCTAAAAGGGTTGATTTTGCAATTGGCAGTGCAAGGGAAATTGACTAGGCAATGGAGGGAGGAGAATGTAGATGTGGAATCTGCTTCGATTTTATTGGAAAGAATTAATAAAGAGAAAGAAAGACTTATAAGGGAAAATAAGATTAAGAAGGATAAAATATATCCTAAAATATCTAAAGAAGAAATTCCTTTTAATCTACCCGAAAGCTGGGCATGGAGCAGACTAGGTAATTATACCCATAATTTTGGACAGAAAACTCCAGATAAAGAATTTGAATATATTGACGTAGCGTCTATTGATAATCAATTTGGGGTTATAAAAAATGAGCTAAATATTCTTTCGCCAAGTGACGCTCCCTCAAGAGCAAGAAAAATTGTAGAGAAGGGGTGTGTAATTTATTCTACTGTTCGACCTTATCTTTTGAATATTGCAGTTGTGGACAGAGAGTTTTCTTACAAAGCTATCGCAAGTACAGCTTTTGCAATTCTTAATCCTGTTCTAGGATGCTCCGAGATTTACTTGTATCATGTTTTACGATCATACTTTTTTATTGAGTATGTTGAAAGCTGCATGAAAGGTGTAGCATATCCAGCAATTAACGATGCTAATCTTCTTGTTGGTCTGATTCCAATCCCACCCCTCGAAGAACAAAAAGCCATTGTAGAAGTAGTCAATCAATTGTTTGCAGAAGTGGAGCAATTGGAAGAATTGACAAAAGAGCGGATTCAGTTGAAGTCAGATTTTGTGACTTCTACCTTGAATCAGTTGACCCAAGCAGCAGAACAGGATACCGCTAGTCAGTGGATATTTTTACAGCAGCATTTCGGTACCTTTTTTACCGAAAAGGAAAACATCAAAAAACTCCGAGAAGGCATATTGCAATTGGCTGTTCAGGGGAAGTTGACACGAGATTGGCGTACCCATCGACAAACTCAGGGATTACCAATCGAACACGCATCTACCCTACTTGAAAAAATCAAGGCAGAGAAAGAGCAACTGATCAAGGAGAAAAAAATCAAAAAAGAAAAGCCACTTCCTGAGATTTCGGAGGAGGAGATACCTTATGAATTGCCTGAGGGGTGGGTTTGGTGTAGATGGGTTGACCTTTTAGGATGTGTGAATTACCCTATGAAAAGAGGACCGTTTGGTAGCTCTTTAAGAAAAGATGATTTTGTTGAAATTGGCATAAGAGTCTTTGAACAATACAATCCAATAAATGATGACCCACATTGGATGAGATATTTTATCACAGAAGAGAAATATGAATCTATGAAAGGATTTACGGCCAAGGCTGGAGATTTTCTTATTAGCTGTTCTGGTGCAACACTAGGTAGAATAGTCTATTTGCCAAAAGGAACCGTTACTGGAATTATAAACCAAGCTTTACTAAAATTAACTCTAAACCGAGATTTAATTTTAGCTGAATATTTTCTAAAGCTTTTTAGATCCAAATATATCCAAGAACTAATTTGGCAAAAGGCTCAGGGAATGGCTCAACCAAATATGGTTGGGGTAAAGGAACTAAAAAATATATTAATCCCATTACCACCACTAGATGAACAAAAAGCCATTGTAGAAAAAGTCAATGCATTAATGGCACTCTGCGATAAACTAGAACAAGAAATAGATACCCATCAAACTACGGAAGAAGAATGGATGCAGAGTTGTTTGAGGGGGGTAGTGGAGAGATAA
- a CDS encoding class I SAM-dependent DNA methyltransferase, translating into MTTITTNIKGIRDIMRKDTGVDGDAQRISQMVWMLFMKIFADKEEEWEITIEGYQSPIPDQFKWQNWAANEEGLTGDALMDFVNNELFPALKELDFSISPQAKIIRSVFEDTYNYMKNGTLFRQVINQINRIDFNSSKDRHLFNDLYETILKELQSAGSSGEYYTPRAVTQFMVDIINPQLKETVLDPASGTGGFLTCTIDHKKKLVQNDQDERDLQATIRGIEKKPLPHLLCTTNLMLHGFDVPAVRRDNLLSKPYADWGARDKVDIILTNPPFGGVEEDGTETNFPQKFRTKETADLFLALIIRLLKDGGRCAVVLPDGTLFGEGVKTRIKEELMERCNLHTIVRLPNGVFNPYTGIKTNLLFFEKGQQTKDIWYFDHPYPDGVKSYNKGKPIHIKEFDLEKAWWSDRENEAYSQYAWKVSAEEIKNRGYNLDIKNPHQVADDLESPEILLKKYQATEKKISNIQDEIIKVLTEALR; encoded by the coding sequence ATGACCACAATTACCACCAATATCAAAGGCATCCGCGACATCATGCGGAAGGACACAGGAGTAGATGGGGATGCACAACGCATCTCGCAAATGGTCTGGATGCTCTTTATGAAGATTTTTGCAGATAAGGAAGAAGAATGGGAAATCACCATCGAAGGCTATCAAAGCCCCATTCCTGACCAATTCAAATGGCAAAACTGGGCAGCCAATGAAGAAGGCCTGACCGGCGATGCATTGATGGACTTTGTCAACAATGAGTTGTTTCCAGCCTTGAAAGAACTGGATTTCAGCATCAGTCCTCAGGCCAAGATCATCCGATCTGTATTTGAGGACACCTACAACTATATGAAAAACGGAACGCTCTTCCGTCAGGTGATCAATCAAATCAACCGCATCGATTTCAACAGTTCCAAAGACCGTCATTTGTTCAATGACCTCTACGAAACGATTCTAAAAGAACTGCAATCCGCTGGTTCATCAGGTGAATATTACACCCCTCGGGCGGTGACACAGTTTATGGTGGATATCATCAATCCCCAACTCAAGGAAACCGTTCTCGATCCGGCTTCTGGTACGGGAGGATTCCTTACTTGCACCATAGACCATAAGAAGAAATTGGTACAAAACGACCAAGACGAGCGTGACCTGCAAGCCACCATCCGTGGAATAGAAAAGAAGCCCCTACCCCATTTGCTCTGCACGACTAACCTGATGCTGCATGGCTTTGATGTGCCTGCGGTGCGGAGAGATAATCTCCTCAGCAAACCTTATGCAGACTGGGGTGCAAGAGATAAGGTAGATATCATTTTGACCAACCCTCCTTTTGGCGGAGTGGAAGAAGATGGGACGGAAACCAATTTCCCCCAGAAGTTCCGAACCAAGGAAACAGCCGATCTATTCTTGGCCTTGATTATCCGCTTGCTGAAAGATGGCGGAAGATGCGCCGTGGTCTTGCCAGATGGGACGCTCTTTGGTGAAGGTGTCAAAACCCGCATCAAAGAAGAACTAATGGAACGCTGCAACCTGCACACCATCGTGCGTCTGCCCAATGGCGTGTTCAACCCCTACACAGGGATCAAAACCAATTTGCTCTTCTTTGAAAAAGGGCAACAGACCAAAGACATCTGGTACTTTGATCATCCCTATCCAGATGGAGTGAAGAGCTACAACAAAGGCAAACCAATCCATATCAAGGAATTTGATTTGGAAAAAGCTTGGTGGAGTGATCGGGAAAATGAAGCTTATAGCCAATATGCCTGGAAGGTTTCCGCTGAAGAGATCAAAAACCGAGGCTACAACCTGGATATCAAAAACCCACATCAGGTAGCCGACGACTTGGAAAGCCCTGAAATCCTGCTGAAGAAATATCAAGCAACAGAAAAGAAGATCTCAAACATTCAAGACGAGATTATCAAAGTCTTAACAGAAGCCTTACGCTAA
- the tnpA gene encoding IS200/IS605 family transposase, which translates to MSTYSQIYIQIVIAVKGRYSLISQTWEEELYKYITGIITNKGQKLIAINGMPDHVHILIGMKPSCCLSDLVREVKKASNAFVNEKRFIRSKFEWQEGFGAFSYSQSSLNHVIAYIQNQKEHHKKKTFKEEYIDFLKKFEVDYNSAYLFKWIEEED; encoded by the coding sequence ATGAGCACATATTCACAGATTTATATTCAAATAGTAATAGCCGTTAAAGGACGGTATAGTTTAATCTCTCAGACTTGGGAGGAAGAATTGTATAAATACATCACAGGAATAATCACAAATAAGGGACAAAAATTAATTGCAATTAATGGAATGCCGGACCATGTTCATATTTTAATAGGTATGAAACCGTCGTGTTGCTTATCGGATTTGGTTCGAGAAGTAAAAAAGGCGTCGAATGCATTTGTAAATGAAAAGAGATTTATCAGATCAAAATTTGAATGGCAAGAAGGCTTTGGTGCTTTCTCCTATTCTCAATCTTCATTGAATCATGTGATTGCATATATTCAAAATCAAAAAGAACATCATAAGAAAAAAACATTCAAAGAAGAATACATTGATTTCTTGAAAAAATTTGAAGTTGATTATAATTCAGCGTATTTATTTAAATGGATAGAGGAAGAGGATTAG